The genomic DNA ACTCACGAGACTGGCATATCTTTACCTTGGAAACAATGAACTGACGGCAGTGCCCCAACTTCCAGAATCTCTTTACACCGTGCACCTGCATGTAAGTGTATCAGTATTTACTGCAATCACAGAAATGAATCAGAGTAGCTCTGAAGACGCaatttgattacttttttttctccctgcgGCGCAAGTAGTTGTAGCTACATGTTGTGTCCTTGGATTGTCTCTCCTGTTTGTTCTGCAGAACAACAAGATCTCCACAGTAACGGATGAGACATTCTGCAAAGGTAACAACAGTCACTACATCCGGACCAACATGGACGAGTTGAGACTGGACGGGAACCCTGTCGTGCTGTCGAAGCACCCGAACAGCTTCATCTGTCTGCGCTCTCTCCCTTTTGGATGGTACAACTGAAATAACCAAagcctgcttttttttttttgaagggaAATAAATGATACAGACACATATGGTAAAATACTTTTTTGCAAAATGCAGTTcttaatttagattttaaatacTCAAATCTACCGTACAGTTCAAGACTTTGacagtttttcattttcacacagAAAACGTATAATCGCAGAACAGCAGTATTTTAaacaagtttgtgtgttttttgtttcttatcAAACTCTATCTACCAGTAATGAACACATCTGTGCAAAATCATCCAAGATTATttcttgcattttcttttttgttacaaTTTGGTTGAGACTGGTTTGTCTTGGCAGGTGCTATGCAACGCTTGAAACCTGACCCATCAAAATTGACTTGTTGTCAAATCCAAATGAGACCATTATTACATCGTTTCATTTGATTTTCgcttttttttagctaaaaatcATATTAACAATAAACTTGCATGTTTCTCCATCAGCCTTTCACTCTTTACTCCTTCATAACTGTGATACAGTTGTTGTAACATACTATGAAGTCCATTCCAGCCTGTTGGAAACAAGTAAGGGAGCGTGGGTCCAAGAATGTGTCCCTAGAGGACACACGTGAAGTCCACATTAAATCCGACCTTCCTTCACTTGGCTGCAGGCTCTTCAACAACTATCACACCATCTGCTATCTTCTGCATGTACTCCCGCTCTGATCGTTTTCTTCGGTAGACATCATctagaaagaaaacagaattaAAGAAAACGGATTTAAGAGACTGAAATGAGACACCTGTGATACAGGCAGTTTCGACTCAGCTAAAACTGCAGTGAGTAATTAACAACACGAGTTCTGACTGCACTCCATTTAGGTGAGCCGGTTCCAGGACGCAGGCTCACTAGCAGTGCTTACTGGGATACTTAATATAAGTGAGCCATCTTTTACACGATTTGTTTACACCTTTCCTTTACTGCagtgaaaaattaaaatgtctgcagTGAAAACGATCTACACCAAGACAAGACTCAAACCAAAGCAGCTGGAattctttcttatttttttaaaatcctttccaCGTGTGCTTTTCATACTGTGACATCTTGTGTGAAAAAGTCTGTAAGTTATCCTTCGGACTAATGATAGTTTGCAACTACAGCggatacagtgggtacggaaagtattcagaccactttacatttgtcactctttgtttcattgcagccattttccaaaaatcccaaaaaagttcatttaatttcttattaatgaatacttatgaccatgtgatatttcagtttgtttttttataaatttgcaaacatttctacatttctgtttttttcctgtcaagATGGGATGCTGAATGTacattaatgagaaataaaatgtacttttttgatttttgaaaaattttggaaaatgaaacaaagactgaaaaatgtaaagggctctgaatactttccgtacccactgtatataaaaaggaaactaaATAAGGAATGAAAAGAGGGATGATATTGAGTCTCTTCTCTGTAGAGGGGAATGTCTCTATATCCCTAAATGGCCTCAGAATActacaaatgctacaaaatatgCAGGGCagcttcttttgtgttttttaacacaagAGTCTTTTGACAAATTTGAGCTCTTCTGAAATGGCACATCTGGAACAAATGGATGTGGGTTCGTGGAGAGTAGAAACACATTAGggttatttttccttttaaattttttgagtGATCCAACATCCACTGTGTTCTCTTGGCAGGTGTAGCTACAGACATATCAACGCAATATCAACAATGTGATATACTGAATAGTGGAAATTGCTTTACTTAAGTACTAATCTAAAAGTATAAAGTTTGaggtacttctacttgagttcatttcttttcatgctactttataGAACTTCTACTTGACTACATTTCAGCGGGAAATATTGTAGGCTACTGAATTTATTTGGCAGGCATAGCTACTAGTTACTTTGAAGACTCATTTTTGTTGTCATATTTTCATAATATACATTATGGtgtctttttagtttttcttgtctttttagTCTGTATCAGGGTCTAATGATATAAGTTAccagtatttgtttgtgtgagacaacaaaaatattacCACTTCAACGAATACTGAGGTACTAAATCAAGATATATTGTGATATATTTCTCTGTTAGCAGCTGTGCATGCAGTGTCCTGCAGATGCCTGACCCATTTAACTGCCTGCACTGTGcgtttcttaaaaataaaaaaaataaaggttttccACCTTTCTCAGTTTTTCCAGATTTACTAATGACAGCagggcagaggaggagaggaacgTTTGAGCATGTTTGAAAGACCAACAAGGCCGTTATGTGCGTCCCAAATCTGTATACAAGCACAGTCCTAACCGTAGGTCCACTGTAATGAATTACTTACAGACATGCAACATGGCATTGCATTGCAACAGTTAAAGTCCCCCTccagacacattttaaagtatgtaaataaatactCTGTTATGGTAAATATGCTGTTTACCATGTTTTTCCAACATACAAAGTAAGGGGCTGGAAGCACTTCTACTGTTTCTCCCTCGCTGCTCCTCCAGGTTGAGACTCCTGATGTCACGGAGTCCCATGGTCGGTTGTTACGGAGTTCCACCAGACTCAGATTTGGAGTCTGTTATGCACTTAAACCAGCGACTTGCATACGTACAGTATCATGACTGGCAGTGACTGACACAGCTACAATGACAGTGTGTTTTCACTCTCTGTACTGGATGTATGTGTCTATAGGCAGCATCATTTCCACGTTTCCCATTCACTGTCCAGGCCGCtgggcaatgcattctggtagcaTCGCAGCCACTTTTGAGAGACGGACAGTTGAGTTGCCTGCTCCTTACTTGCATGAACATGGGGTCCAGGCTACTTTAAGTAAATTAGGAGCAGCTCAACTCACCCCCTCTTAAAAAGTCaagaaaatcaagaaaaaatttaaaatgaagatTGCCAGTATTTAGCAGCTGCATAGCTTATTTCTTGCCTAAAATCTTTTGAGAAACACATAGCAGTGCACTACTTTCATGAAAACACCATTGTGCAAACCGTGACAGTCTGCTCTGTGCTGTCTCAGGTTTCTTTGCTAGCTTTTGGGTATTAGACAGCGATTGGTTTACAAAATTGTGATGTACATATTACAATTTTCCAGGACACAAGTCGGTATAGTCAGGGTCAGATATTTTAGGGGACATAAACATtcccaaaaacacatttttcagtgaAGGGTGGCTTTAATGTTAAGTGAAGTAGCTTGCCAGACATAAGTAAGTAATTCACTCTGGCAAGTCAGGAGATATTATGTACTGCAAATGTTGCTACTTAGCAATTTTGGTCTATTTGTTTACAGACGTACAGCTATTTTCAACAGACTTAGCTACATGCGAAGACCCAGGGCTAACAGGCTAACAGAAGTCCACATCATGCTAACGTCAGCTAACGTTAGTGTAAATCcaaagtcaaaaaaaataaggatTAAACGTTACCGCTGAGAAGAAACTCAACTTCCGAGTTTACACTTACAGAAAGTCTCCCTTCCTATCCTCACGTTGATCATGATCCACTCCATGACGCCTCCGATGCAAAAGAAGATGGGAAGAAACCTGTACGTCCCGAGACGTTGTTTACCCGGGACAAGGCTCAGTagatatttaatgttattattcCTATTAAACATCCTGGCTAACATACATAAGACATAAGTCTACAGTGTCAGTCTTAAGTCTTCAATGCGGCAAGAAAAAAACTGCTGTTTACAGGCTAGAGCAGGCATTGACTTTTCGCATGTCCTTCACACTTGTAACAAGAACAGACGTGAGCAGAGAGTGCGCTTGTTTTGTTTCCCGGCGTAAAGAAAACGGGCGGTTTAAAACGAGCTGTCAAGAATCTACAGCAGCTCGACGTTGGTTTTTAAAACGAACGCACCGGAACATCcggttgtgttttctttgtcattaGATCTTAAAACGCTAAAAGAtgaatgcaaaaaatatatgtacaaaaaaaaatagttcaaaggttatgttaaaaaaattgatgATTGAGTTTTTTAGTCATGTTTCTCAAAGCAACCACATTTCTTAACACTAAGATGAGACCTGGATCATGGACACAGATGAAAAAACTTGTGTAGCATAGTGAACAAGTGCAGAAAGAAATACAGGCTAATGTGGTTGCTAAATCTTGTAATTGGATTTGATACTCAGATTAATTTTATAGATGTCAGCATGTTTCTGTTCTATTGGGATTCAATAAATAATCAACTAAATAGGTCAATGAATGGAAGTCCAGTGACACCACAGGGTTGCACTGGCATACAAATGAAGTTTAACATGGCtagtatttctttgtttttacaattacatACACTTATTTTTAACTAATGAATAATGAGTAGTACAATTGCTTAAAAAATCCTAGCATTTTATTTAATCAACTTTGTTTTCTGACAGGGAAAATGTTATTGAGGACATTAGCTGCCATCTTTAATTTGTGCTTTACCACAGGAAATACATGAAAGCATGAAGTCCAACTGGTAGCCTGGCATATGTAAGGCCTACAGCCTTCCATTGGTAACACAATTATGAATTTAACTATGCGAGAAAATACtttgcaaacattttaaaatttgatgCCACATTGCTAAAATACTTAAAATGGCAAACACAATTTGTCACATTTCCTACCTCATAAGTAGCCAAAGCCCTGGTGTAAGACTTGGTGTCACATGCTTGCAAGGAGCTTTTAAGTGGTTGGATGTTTGAATAGGGTAGGAATATCAAGTTAAGGTGAAAATTTCaaccataaaataaaaataatgacaaatacacaaatgaGTTTATTTTGGCTAGACTGACCAAACGCATTACTGCTGATATGAGCTCTAAACTGTAACAGTATGACATAATACTGCAAGCGCACAattacatatacaaacacaagaCACTCAGACACATGCAACGATGAGGGCCTTCAGAAATAGTACCATACAAGGAGATAAGAGAGCTAAGAGATTCATTTTAAGATCTACTGTAAATTGGGCTAAAGATAatcataatttattatttaaaaaaagttcacTCCTGAGAACTTGGGCTCCAAAGTGTCTGTCGTCAAAAACATGACCAAGACAGCTTGAGTCTGGGGTACAAACCTTTTTACAACCaccttatttttttctcttttgatctaaatgcacattaatgcatGTTTAGACATAGATTTGATACTGTATGTAGGCATAGAGTTTCAAATCATGGCTTCATGTTTGCAATCACTTTATTACGgactttgggaaaaaaatagaTACAGGCATTGAAACCACattaaattacaattatttctttaaaagccAATTTACCCACATTGTTAGCATCATTGGGGGTATAATTGTGTccctaaatactgtacataaaataaTTGCTATTGGGTCTTTCTGCTTCATaagaattttttgttttgtagacCAAATGGAGTATTTATAATTCAAGAAATGTCAACTGTGTAGTGGTAGCACAGATAAGAAATGTTCCTGCACTTACAGGTGAATGAATCAAGAATTCACATTTTCGTTGTTTTTATGCTATCTGTCTGGACNNNNNNNNNNGTCTTGTGCCACTGTATCACACTGatcaaaataagaaaaaaaatca from Etheostoma spectabile isolate EspeVRDwgs_2016 chromosome 7, UIUC_Espe_1.0, whole genome shotgun sequence includes the following:
- the uqcc5 gene encoding ubiquinol-cytochrome c reductase complex assembly factor 5; the encoded protein is MLARMFNRNNNIKYLLSLVPGKQRLGTYRFLPIFFCIGGVMEWIMINVRIGRETFYDVYRRKRSEREYMQKIADGVIVVEEPAAK